The Raphanus sativus cultivar WK10039 chromosome 6, ASM80110v3, whole genome shotgun sequence sequence ATCCAGTTCTTTGGGGAACATGCTTGTAGCTTCAATGCTATGCGGGATTTTTGCAGGAGCTTGTCTTTCCTGGCTTTGGCTTATTGGCAGCAAAATCTCGTTTTAGTATCATGTTTTATTTCAGTCAATTCTCAAAAGCATTGTTGATTTCGACACAtgtcaataaaatttaatattatgacatatgttttaaaattatttaattatttaatagtaattttcttttttaaaatcctagcaaataataattgtataaaattatttgagagCAGTTTTCCTTTTCTAGCATCCTAAAGGAACTGCTATCCTATGACTTGCTAAACGTCTCAACCACGTACAAGAGATttgaaacaaataatacatttgTTTTGTACAGCTGCTTTTGAAAATGTGATTGTTGTTTTGTTACAAGCTGTCTTTTTGTTTGAGATCATGTCCAACATTTTGTACACCTCAAAGGGCATATCTCAATTTTATATAAGCAAATTGTAGAATTCAACAACATGAATAATCCTTGAAAAGACACATGTGTATTGAGGGAGTAGAAGTGCAAATACAGATCCGATGAAAAGAACAAGAACGAAAGGCCAAATAGGGAAAACAGTCTCTTAGTTGTATACAACTTTAACTCAAACACTTGATGCGCTTTCCACAATCATCATGTCTTACCCATCCTCACCATCCCTAAACCAGAGCCACTACCCAAATGCTTGTACTCTTTAGCCTCAAGATGATCGTCATGCTCGGCAAAACCAGTGCCTCCTTTCTTCAACCCAACCAAGTTCCTGTCCTTGCAAGGTTTGTCACACACAAGACAGACTTTGTCCACAGGCATAAACTTCTCACCGCACTTCTTGCAGAAAACATGTCCGCATGAGCTAAGTGCCACAAGAGACATCGTGTTGGTGAGAGTGACTTTGCAGCTCGGGCAAATGTAGGTTTTGTCATAAGAGCTTGAAGACGACGATTTAgccttcttctcttcctcttcgcTGTTATCTTCCGTGAAACGGATAGCAAATAGGTTCTTAAGCTTGAGCTTCTCTTTGCCCTCTGGACAGACCGTATGAGTTTCCGGAGCTTCTACTCTAACTGAAGCTCCAGGTGTAGCCGATGGAAGCCAGAAGGCTTTCATCGTCCGAAGCGCTTCCTCTTCAAAAGAAGTCGCCTTTACACTGTTCGCCCCATGGAAACCATTCTTGTCTTGGCTTTGGCTCTTGTCACTGTACCGAGGCAAAGCACCATGGTTTTGCTGATCAAATTCGTCGAGCTCTCTAGCCTTTTGTAACATAagcctctcttcttcttcgtccttATCTTGATTCTTTTGAGAAGCATGGGCAGCAAGCCTCCTGAGAAAAAATCTACATGTTAGTATCACTTCTCTCAAGATATTAGCATACAGTGCAAAGACATATCACACATGATAGCTCTTCAAGAGACCCATTCACATAGTATCACAAAATGTCGCAACAAATATACAAGTTAGAAGGGTCAACTCTAAGCACCTTTCTACCATAGACAAGCATAAACAAAACTATATGCAACCAACAATAAGTCATCTAACCCAAAATTGAAACGTCACAAGCATCTCCAACAAAATCATAAGAGTTCCGTATCCTGTTTTTCTTTGCTAGTCCAGTCGGTAAACAACTCcagcaaaacaaaaataattactaTGGGGAgtagcaacaacaacaagaccAGAACTCATTGAGCTATAGTTGAGGTCACATTAGAAGCACATCACACTTAACTACTTTAAGTGTCAAACCATTATGACTTATGAGGGATGAACAATGACTTAAGACCTAACTAAACCAAGAGTGTCTCCTTCAAAATAATCAATAATCCAACTCCATACCAGTCACTTAGGCATCAGAACCGAGAATGATAATGGTATTCCACAACAACTCTATCTACATCTTAAATCTATAAACAGGAAACATATGACCCAATAAAGAAGTTAACTTTGTAACACTAAGAGAAGACCCAGAAGCTGAAATTGAAGGTGGATACCTAACTAAACAGCAGTCACTCAGGAATCAGAACAGCATATAACTATCAAAGAAGGTAACTTTAAGACTTTAAGAGAAGACCCAGAAGGTGGGAATGGAAGGAGGatgagtttatatatatatatatacctctgGATGTCTTTCTTCTGGGCGAGGAAGCATTCGAGGATACACTCTCTGCAGAAGACATGACCCTTGTGGCAACACATGGGATCGATGAAGGGTTTCAAGCAGAGGGAACAGGCATCGAAGGGCTTGATCGAGTCTTTCCCCAATCTCTCCCTCTGGGTTCCGTAccctagcttcttcttctcgtCGTACGTGAAGTACGCGAGATCGTTGTTGTTCTTCGAGTGTCTTTGCGGCATCTTCGATGCTGAATTGGGTAGAAAGAGGAATCAGGTGTGAGAGAGAATATTAAGGATCCAAATCGCAAACCCTAGAAGATTGGGAACAACCAAGTTTTGGTTTTTCAGATTGGAAACATATTTTTAGAGTTTTCCTGTGTTTCGCACTCATTTAAAGTGGTTTATACAACCGCATCCTTCACCGTCCAATATAATCTTAACGGTTGTCAATGGTTTGCTTAACCTATCTAACGGTTTGTAGTCGGGGACTATTTATTTTCACCTCCCCTCAGAACTATTATATTCAAAAAGAGTGAATTggctgaaaataaaaagaatgtagtaattaggaaaatacataaatattatgGGGAAAGAGTGATGAAGAAGGGAAAAAATTTGGGAGGAAATAAAGTAGAAAATGCAAATATGGTAAAAGTTGTAGGCATTGagtgcaaatattcaaaaaaagaCCTTGGAAAGCAAAAGCATATTTACAAGTTAATTCATTTTATCTagtgttgttttctttttttttttatttttatcatcgATTATTACAGATTCATATAAACTCTGTAAACCATGTTGGTGGCTCTtcatccatgtgcacaacaaaATACGCTTGGTTCCTAGCTCTTCGTGCTAGTCCATCAGCCTTCAGATTGTGTGTGCGTGATACATAAATGATTTCTGAGATGTGAAAGTTGTCTTGCAAGGTCttgatatcttccaaataaGATGCAAAAGTAGGCCATTCCTCCGGTTctgacaccatcttcaccaattgagaacagtTTGTGGCAAACGTAGCCCTAAACTGATGCAAATTCCgcatacactccattgcccaaattgAAGCTTCCACCTCAGAGTGAAGAGGAGATAGAGAAGCTCGGACATTTCTTACCCCCATTAGGCCTGCAAATCCTTGAAGTGTGTTGTACCACCCTTGACCAGAAAACATCCTTGTCCTTCCAAGAACCATCTATGAAACACCACTGTCCTGGTATAGACGGCAGTCCGGAATCTGCTGATCTATCACCGGGCTAGATATCAACTGTGCATCTTCCCAAATTTTGCTTCTATTACTGTTATTTTAAGTGTTTCGCAGTGATCGATATCCAAATTACTGAACGCCTTGTTGTTTCTTCCTTTCCAGATATACCATAAGATCCATGCAAAATGATGATCATCCATTTTTGGTAAAACTCTCCAAAAACGATGattcatatttgtgtataaagaCTCAGTTGGGAAAATAGTTGGATTAGATGGTATTTGGGATAAAGCCCAAACTTGGAGTGCCGTAGggcattcaaaaaatacatggtTTATTGATTCTTCCGGAGCACCACATCTGTCACAACATATATCCCCTATAAATCCTCTAGCATGTAAATTCTTTCTCACCGCTATACATTCTGACACCAATTGGCAT is a genomic window containing:
- the LOC108809010 gene encoding E3 ubiquitin-protein ligase CSU1, yielding MPQRHSKNNNDLAYFTYDEKKKLGYGTQRERLGKDSIKPFDACSLCLKPFIDPMCCHKGHVFCRECILECFLAQKKDIQRRLAAHASQKNQDKDEEEERLMLQKARELDEFDQQNHGALPRYSDKSQSQDKNGFHGANSVKATSFEEEALRTMKAFWLPSATPGASVRVEAPETHTVCPEGKEKLKLKNLFAIRFTEDNSEEEEKKAKSSSSSSYDKTYICPSCKVTLTNTMSLVALSSCGHVFCKKCGEKFMPVDKVCLVCDKPCKDRNLVGLKKGGTGFAEHDDHLEAKEYKHLGSGSGLGMVRMGKT